One genomic segment of Phalacrocorax carbo chromosome Z, bPhaCar2.1, whole genome shotgun sequence includes these proteins:
- the FOXB2 gene encoding forkhead box protein B2, translated as MPRPGKSSYSDQKPPYSYISLTAMAIQHSAEKMLPLSDIYKFIMERFPYYREHTQRWQNSLRHNLSFNDCFIKIPRRPDQPGKGSFWALHPDCGDMFENGSFLRRRKRFKVLRPEHHLPGGGGGGGAGGGAGGPGPGKPPPPAPHMVHYFHPHPPPPPPPPGKVPGLAGSEAAVAAAAAAAAAAAVGRLPQFSPYGSSQPSGFKHPFAIENIIGRDYKGVLQAGGLPLASVMHHLGYPVPSQLSGVVSSVWPHVGVMDSVAGVPVSPDYGPFGVPVKALCHPPAQTMPAVPVPIKPAPAMPTASAIPALTVVASQMCPAASPAAASLLEQTASNTPEGKGSLHSVLVHS; from the coding sequence atGCCCAGGCCGGGGAAGAGCTCGTACAGCGACCAGAAGCCGCCCTACTCGTACATCTCCCTGACGGCCATGGCCATCCAGCACTCGGCCGAGAAGATGCTGCCCCTGAGCGACATCTACAAGTTCATCATGGAGCGGTTTCCCTACTACCGGGAGCACACGCAGCGCTGGCAGAACTCCCTCCGCCACAACCTCTCCTTCAACGACTGCTTCATCAAGATCCCGCGCCGCCCCGACCAGCCGGGCAAGGGCAGCTTCTGGGCGCTGCACCCGGACTGCGGAGACATGTTTGAGAACGGCAGCTTCCTCCGCCGCCGCAAGCGCTTCAAGGTCCTGCGCCCCGAGCATCACCTGCCcgggggcggtggcggcggcggggcgggcggcggggcgggcggccccggccccggcaagcccccgccgcccgccccgcacATGGTGCACTACTTCCACCcgcacccgccgccgccgccgccgcccccgggcaaggtgccggggctggcggGCTCCGAGGCGgccgtcgccgccgccgccgccgccgccgccgccgccgccgtgggGAGGCTGCCGCAGTTCTCTCCCTACGGGAGCAGCCAGCCCTCGGGCTTCAAGCATCCTTTCGCCATCGAGAACATCATCGGCAGAGATTACAAGGGCGTGCTGCAGGCCGGCGGACTTCCGCTGGCCTCGGTGATGCACCACCTGGGCTACCCAGTGCCCAGCCAGCTCAGCGGCGTCGTGAGCTCCGTGTGGCCCCACGTCGGGGTCATGGACTCCGTGGCcggtgtccccgtgtcccccgaTTACGGACCGTTCGGGGTGCCCGTGAAGGCGCTCTGCCACCCGCCGGCACAGACCATGCCCGCCGTCCCGGTGCCCATCAAGCCGGCGCCGGCCATGCCCACCGCCTCGGCCATCCCCGCCCTGACGGTCGTCGCCTCGCAGATGTGTCCCGCCGCTTCCCCGGCCGCCGCTTCGCTGCTAGAACAGACGGCGAGCAACACCCCCGAGGGGAAGGGCTCCCTCCACTCCGTCCTGGTGCACTCCTAA